One Methylocapsa sp. D3K7 DNA window includes the following coding sequences:
- a CDS encoding N-formylglutamate amidohydrolase, with protein sequence MTLNPPHEPELDPPFEVVEPVRLTCPLVFSSPHSGNVYPRRFLEAARLDESVLRRSEDAFVDALFGGATALGAPLIRARFPRAYLDLNREPYELDPRMFDGELPAFANTRSLRVAGGLGTIARVVGQAQEIYGRRIPVGEALERIEKLYKPYHACLRGLIDRALQVFGIAVLIDCHSMPSGVLRQTPLFKLSEPARRPDFVVGDRYGTSCAADFVDLVEYELRQRGYDVRRNKPYAGGFITEHYGNPAGECHAMQIEVSRSLYMDERAVIRGDRFVEVAADLTMIAGALADAATARRDRPRAAAE encoded by the coding sequence CTTCGAAGTGGTGGAGCCTGTTCGTCTGACCTGCCCCTTGGTTTTCTCTTCGCCGCATTCCGGGAATGTCTATCCCCGCCGGTTTCTCGAAGCGGCGCGGCTTGACGAGAGCGTCCTGCGCCGTTCGGAAGATGCGTTCGTCGATGCTTTGTTTGGCGGCGCCACGGCGCTTGGCGCGCCTCTCATCAGGGCGAGGTTTCCCCGCGCTTATCTCGATCTCAACCGGGAGCCTTACGAGCTTGACCCGCGCATGTTCGATGGGGAGTTGCCCGCATTCGCCAACACCCGCTCGCTCCGCGTGGCTGGCGGGCTTGGGACGATCGCCCGCGTCGTTGGCCAGGCGCAAGAAATCTATGGGCGCCGAATTCCGGTGGGAGAAGCCCTGGAACGTATTGAAAAACTCTACAAACCCTATCATGCATGCCTGCGCGGATTGATCGACCGGGCGCTGCAAGTTTTTGGGATCGCGGTCTTGATCGATTGTCATTCCATGCCATCGGGAGTGTTGCGGCAGACGCCGCTGTTCAAACTGAGCGAACCGGCGCGCAGGCCGGACTTCGTGGTGGGAGACCGCTACGGAACGAGCTGTGCCGCAGATTTCGTCGATCTCGTCGAATATGAACTGCGCCAGCGCGGTTATGACGTCCGGCGCAACAAACCCTACGCAGGGGGGTTCATTACCGAACACTACGGCAACCCGGCGGGCGAGTGCCATGCCATGCAGATCGAAGTGAGCCGGTCTCTCTATATGGACGAACGGGCCGTCATCAGGGGGGACAGATTCGTGGAAGTCGCCGCTGATCTGACGATGATCGCGGGGGCCCTTGCGGACGCCGCGACCGCCCGCCGCGACCGGCCTCGCGCCGCCGCTGAATAA